The following are from one region of the Mycetohabitans rhizoxinica HKI 454 genome:
- a CDS encoding acyl-CoA dehydrogenase C-terminal domain-containing protein, with protein sequence MGQYAAPLRDMQFVLHELLNVEAELKQLPKHADLDADTINAVLQEAGKFCSEVLFPLNQVGDQQGCTYVGDGVVTTPEGFKQAYQQYIEAGWPALGCDPAYGGQGLPAFVNNALYEMLNSANQAWTMYPGLSHGAYECLHAHGTPELQQRYLPKLVSGQWTGTMCLTEPHCGTDLGILRTRAEPNGDGSYSITGTKIFISSGEHDLADNIVHLVLARLPDAPAGTKGISLFIVPKFIPDDNGEPGQRNGVKCGSIEHKMGIHGNATCVINLDDARGWLVGEPNKGLNAMFVMMNAARLGVGMQGLGLTEVAYQNSLAYARQRLQMRSLSGPKAPDKAADPIIVHPDVRRMLLTQKAYVEAGRAFTYWAALQIDKELSHEDEAVRRDAADLVALLTPVIKAFLTDNAFEATNNAMQVLGGHGYIAEWGIEQYVRDARINMIYEGTNTIQSLDLLGRKVLGDMGAKLKKFGKLVQDFVQAEGINPDMQEFVNPLADIGEKVQKLTMEIGMKAMQSPDEVGAAAVPYLRTVGHLVFSYFWARMARLALDKQGSGDPFYRSKLATARFYFAKLLPETAFTIRAARAGAKPLTEIDEALF encoded by the coding sequence ATGGGACAGTACGCTGCACCGTTGCGCGACATGCAATTCGTCTTGCACGAATTGCTGAACGTCGAAGCCGAACTGAAGCAACTGCCTAAGCACGCGGATCTGGATGCCGATACGATCAATGCGGTGCTGCAGGAGGCGGGCAAGTTCTGCTCCGAGGTCCTGTTTCCGTTGAACCAGGTTGGCGACCAGCAGGGTTGTACGTATGTCGGCGACGGCGTGGTGACCACGCCCGAGGGCTTCAAGCAAGCGTACCAGCAGTATATCGAGGCCGGCTGGCCGGCGTTGGGCTGCGATCCGGCCTATGGCGGCCAGGGCTTGCCCGCGTTCGTGAACAACGCGCTGTACGAGATGCTCAATTCGGCGAACCAGGCATGGACCATGTATCCTGGCCTGTCGCACGGCGCGTACGAATGCCTGCACGCGCACGGCACGCCGGAGCTTCAACAGCGGTATCTACCGAAGCTGGTATCCGGTCAGTGGACCGGCACGATGTGCTTGACCGAGCCGCATTGCGGCACCGACCTTGGGATCTTGCGCACGCGGGCCGAGCCCAACGGCGACGGCTCGTACTCGATTACCGGCACGAAGATCTTTATTTCGAGCGGCGAGCACGACCTCGCCGACAACATCGTCCACCTGGTGCTCGCGCGGTTGCCGGACGCGCCGGCGGGGACCAAGGGCATTTCATTGTTCATCGTGCCCAAGTTCATCCCGGACGACAACGGCGAGCCTGGGCAGCGCAACGGCGTCAAGTGTGGCTCGATCGAGCACAAGATGGGCATCCATGGCAATGCGACGTGCGTAATCAATCTGGATGATGCCAGGGGCTGGCTGGTCGGCGAGCCGAACAAGGGCTTGAATGCGATGTTCGTGATGATGAATGCGGCGCGGCTCGGCGTGGGCATGCAAGGCCTGGGGCTGACCGAAGTCGCGTACCAGAACTCGCTCGCCTACGCGAGGCAGCGGCTGCAGATGCGCTCGCTTAGCGGTCCTAAGGCGCCGGACAAGGCGGCCGACCCGATCATCGTGCACCCGGATGTGCGACGCATGTTGTTGACGCAGAAGGCCTACGTCGAGGCGGGGCGCGCGTTCACGTACTGGGCGGCTCTGCAGATCGACAAGGAACTGTCGCACGAGGACGAGGCGGTGCGCCGGGATGCGGCCGACCTGGTTGCGTTGCTCACACCGGTCATCAAGGCGTTCCTGACCGACAACGCGTTCGAGGCGACCAACAACGCCATGCAGGTGTTGGGCGGCCATGGCTATATCGCTGAGTGGGGCATCGAGCAATATGTGCGTGATGCGCGCATCAACATGATTTACGAAGGCACTAACACGATTCAGTCGCTGGACCTGCTGGGGCGCAAGGTGCTCGGCGACATGGGCGCGAAGCTGAAGAAGTTTGGCAAGCTCGTGCAGGATTTTGTCCAGGCCGAGGGCATCAACCCCGACATGCAGGAGTTCGTCAATCCGCTGGCGGACATCGGCGAAAAGGTACAGAAGCTGACGATGGAAATCGGCATGAAGGCGATGCAGAGCCCGGACGAAGTTGGCGCCGCGGCGGTACCGTACCTGCGCACGGTCGGGCATTTAGTGTTCTCGTACTTTTGGGCGCGCATGGCCCGTCTGGCGCTGGACAAGCAAGGTAGCGGCGACCCATTCTACCGGTCCAAGCTCGCGACCGCGCGGTTCTACTTTGCGAAGCTGTTACCCGAGACGGCCTTCACGATCCGCGCCGCGCGTGCCGG
- a CDS encoding TetR/AcrR family transcriptional regulator: protein MRKGEQTRAAILDAALDLASRDGLEGLTIGLLAERMQMSKSGVFAHFGSREDLQVEVIREYHQRFEQEVFFPAIREPRGLPRLKALVGRWMEKRIQEVTTGCIYISGAVEYDDRAASAVREELARSVSTWRGTLIRAILQAKDEGHLRTDTDPRLMLFELYSVTLGLHHDARFLRLPDAVEVAWRVLDKVFVSYQSDAGR, encoded by the coding sequence ATGCGAAAAGGCGAACAAACCCGTGCGGCGATCTTGGATGCTGCGTTGGACCTGGCGAGCCGGGACGGGCTTGAGGGGTTGACAATCGGTCTGCTGGCCGAGCGCATGCAGATGAGCAAAAGTGGTGTGTTCGCGCACTTCGGTTCGCGCGAGGATTTGCAAGTCGAGGTGATCCGAGAATACCACCAGCGCTTCGAACAGGAAGTGTTCTTCCCGGCGATTCGGGAGCCGCGCGGATTGCCGCGCCTCAAGGCGCTGGTTGGCCGATGGATGGAGAAGCGGATTCAGGAGGTTACCACCGGTTGCATCTATATCAGTGGTGCCGTCGAGTACGATGATCGAGCCGCCAGCGCCGTGCGCGAGGAGCTCGCGCGCAGCGTCAGTACCTGGCGCGGCACGCTGATCCGTGCCATCTTGCAAGCCAAGGATGAAGGGCATCTGCGTACGGATACCGACCCGCGGCTGATGCTGTTCGAGTTGTACAGCGTGACGCTCGGGCTGCACCACGATGCGCGTTTCCTGCGCTTGCCGGATGCGGTCGAGGTTGCGTGGCGGGTGCTCGACAAAGTTTTTGTGTCGTATCAAAGCGACGCTGGTCGCTGA
- the nudB gene encoding dihydroneopterin triphosphate diphosphatase produces MSRPFKIPESVLVVIHTATLDVLVIERADRPGFWQSVTGSKDTPDEPLARTAAREVFEETGITVGTAQVPADALLDWRQAIEYEIYPQWRHRYAPGVKHNIEHWFSLCVPQSIDITLAPREHVAYAWLPYRDAAARCFSASNRDAILQLPGRLAAS; encoded by the coding sequence ATGTCCCGGCCGTTCAAGATCCCGGAGTCGGTGCTGGTGGTGATTCATACCGCCACGCTGGACGTGCTGGTCATCGAACGCGCCGATCGCCCTGGTTTCTGGCAATCGGTGACCGGCTCGAAGGACACGCCCGACGAGCCGCTGGCGCGGACCGCGGCACGCGAAGTGTTCGAGGAGACCGGCATCACGGTCGGCACGGCGCAGGTGCCGGCCGACGCGCTGCTCGATTGGCGCCAGGCGATCGAGTACGAAATCTATCCACAATGGCGCCATCGCTATGCGCCCGGCGTAAAGCACAATATCGAGCACTGGTTTAGTCTCTGCGTGCCGCAATCCATCGATATCACGCTGGCACCGCGCGAACACGTCGCGTATGCGTGGCTGCCCTATCGGGACGCCGCAGCGCGTTGTTTTTCGGCATCCAATCGCGACGCGATCCTGCAGTTGCCGGGGCGACTCGCTGCCAGTTGA
- a CDS encoding phospholipase D-like domain-containing protein codes for MVATIGRLVQLRQTMLGGRRKLRLRFTAGNDVRIFKSGTALFDALIERIDAAEHEVALETYIFCNDPCGARVSAALARAAARGVRVRVITDGIGTPRSELLHAWHDAGIEHRIYNPGVFSVRFGLSRTHRKLAAVDRRYGFCGGHNVVDDRLEAGHPLPFARWDYSAEVIGPAVVDLVEAFDLQWRRIQQARIPPPPAVPDERPAHAHGPGSAPATDAAAARRSTVAGRAHPGDATPRTARARRRALGALGTPADVPQVAFVARDNVNNRRAIERAYRLAIRQARDEILVANPYFVPSRRMRRELVRAARRGVRVSLVIGRNEFVALDYAVPFLYQSLLRVGIRIAEYDRTMLHGKVAVVDGVWGTIGSSNLDALSLVLNHEANLVLFRHPEVAGIRAAILEAVEQSRAIDPQRYASRPWLVRVANWIAYNGYWLAMKLLTIGSYD; via the coding sequence ATGGTGGCCACCATCGGGCGTCTGGTTCAGCTTCGACAGACGATGCTGGGTGGCCGTCGTAAGCTTCGGTTGCGCTTTACCGCCGGCAATGACGTGCGGATCTTTAAATCTGGCACCGCGTTGTTCGATGCGTTAATCGAGCGGATTGACGCGGCCGAACACGAAGTCGCGCTCGAGACGTATATTTTCTGCAACGATCCCTGCGGCGCGCGCGTCAGCGCGGCGCTGGCGCGTGCCGCCGCGAGGGGCGTGCGCGTGCGGGTGATTACCGACGGCATCGGCACCCCGCGCAGTGAATTGCTACATGCATGGCACGATGCCGGCATCGAGCACCGTATCTATAATCCGGGCGTCTTCAGTGTCCGCTTCGGATTGTCCCGCACCCATCGCAAGCTGGCTGCCGTCGATCGGCGCTATGGTTTTTGCGGCGGACACAACGTCGTAGACGACCGGCTGGAGGCGGGCCACCCGTTGCCGTTTGCCCGATGGGACTATTCGGCCGAGGTGATCGGTCCCGCCGTCGTGGATCTGGTCGAGGCGTTCGACCTGCAATGGCGACGTATCCAGCAAGCTCGGATTCCACCGCCGCCGGCGGTGCCGGACGAACGTCCGGCGCACGCGCACGGGCCGGGCAGCGCCCCAGCAACCGATGCCGCGGCGGCCCGCCGCTCAACCGTTGCTGGCCGCGCTCATCCCGGCGACGCCACGCCGCGTACCGCCCGGGCACGCCGCCGTGCGCTCGGGGCGCTCGGCACGCCGGCGGACGTACCGCAGGTCGCGTTCGTCGCGCGCGATAACGTCAATAATCGGCGTGCGATCGAGCGTGCCTATCGGCTGGCGATTCGGCAGGCGCGTGACGAGATCCTGGTGGCTAACCCGTACTTCGTGCCCAGCCGCCGGATGCGCCGCGAGTTGGTCCGCGCAGCACGCCGTGGCGTGCGGGTGTCACTGGTGATCGGACGCAACGAATTTGTCGCGCTGGACTACGCGGTGCCGTTTCTCTATCAGTCGTTGCTGCGCGTGGGTATCCGGATTGCCGAATATGACCGGACGATGCTGCATGGCAAGGTCGCGGTGGTCGATGGCGTTTGGGGCACGATCGGATCATCCAACCTCGATGCGCTGTCGCTGGTGCTCAACCATGAAGCAAACCTAGTGTTGTTCCGGCATCCCGAGGTGGCCGGCATACGCGCTGCCATTCTTGAGGCTGTGGAGCAATCGCGCGCCATCGACCCGCAGCGTTACGCATCGCGGCCGTGGCTGGTGCGGGTGGCGAACTGGATCGCGTATAACGGATATTGGCTCGCAATGAAGCTGCTCACCATCGGCAGCTACGATTGA